From a single Brettanomyces bruxellensis chromosome 7, complete sequence genomic region:
- a CDS encoding uncharacterized protein (CAZy:GT8) has protein sequence MTVQQLSTFQDTDLSNHKKIWATLITNDKYVPGLLTLDYSLKRSKSKYPLVAMYTEQIDPDSLNAIAQRGIPIHRIHKLKPAKSPELSNDPRFNECWSKLYAFKLTQFERVVEMDSDMVVTQNMDELMDIPLSSDTAFAAAPACVCNPFKLAHYPHDWVPSNCSFTEYEKKKISGINPRDPFWEVKGPSAELGLKTCNGGLVVIKPSKTNYQKILETLQNPEKTATYKFTDQELLSDIFENHWLCLSYVYNSLKSFTSCHPDIWDLKKIKNIHYILTPKPWQVDPDQYDDTTGTFSLWWSANEERKRLEKKLGLKDFGS, from the coding sequence ATGACAGTTCAACAATTGAGCACATTTCAGGATACTGACCTCAGTAATCACAAGAAAATATGGGCCACACTTATCACGAACGATAAATATGTTCCTGGATTATTGACGTTGGATTATTCACTAAAAAGATCcaaatcaaaatatccTCTAGTAGCAATGTATACTGAGCAGATTGACCCGGATTCCTTAAATGCAATTGCGCAAAGAGGGATCCCAATTCATAGGATCCATAAACTCAAACCAGCCAAATCACCAGAACTATCAAACGATCCCAGGTTCAACGAGTGCTGGTCTAAATTATATGCTTTTAAACTCACACAATTCGAACGTGTTGTTGAAATGGACAGTGATATGGTTGTCACTCAAAACATGGACGAACTCATGGATATCCCTCTCAGTTCTGACACAGCCTTTGCCGCCGCACCAGCCTGCGTTTGCAATCCGTTCAAATTGGCTCATTATCCGCACGATTGGGTCCCTTCAAACTGTTCTTTCACAgaatatgaaaagaaaaagatatctGGTATTAATCCACGTGACCCATTTTGGGAAGTGAAGGGCCCAAGTGCTGAATTGGGGCTAAAAACGTGCAACGGAGGACTCGTGGTCATCAAACCGAGTAAGACTAACTATCAAAAAATCCTCGAGACATTGCAAAATCCAGAAAAGACAGCCACTTATAAGTTCACTGATCAGGAATTATTGTCGGACATCTTTGAGAATCATTGGCTCTGTTTGTCGTACGTGTACAACTCCTTGAAGAGCTTCACTAGTTGCCATCCAGATATCTGGGACCTAAAGAAGATTAAGAATATTCAttacatccttacaccgAAGCCATGGCAAGTCGATCCGGATCAATATGATGATACCACTGGCACGTTCTCTCTCTGGTGGTCAGCTAATGAGGAGCGTAAGcgtttggagaaaaaactTGGTTTGAAAGATTTTGGATCCTAA
- the SAC6 gene encoding Fimbrin, actin-bundling protein (BUSCO:EOG0926140Q), whose product MSVLRLQKKFPNLDQSELFGLIEDFRKIDLDDNGWVDKKDVIENVSKQGKGNYDKVREALKQVSIDASGHVELEDYVELNSVLKSESTDAQSEASNPSAHDASDARGENFGSIRQRFGAAGGRSKIAMPGAPAPEQFVHEGSGANAKVLINQSGNIHTINDEERVEFTRHINAVLAGDSLVGERLPVPLDSFQIFDECTDGLILSALINDSVPDTIDTRVLNVSKNGKPLNNFKMLENANIVLNSAKAIGCVVVNVHSEDIVDGKEHLILGLIWQIIRKGLLSKIDIKIHPELYRLLEDDETLEEFLRLPPEQILLRWFNYHLKNAGWERRVHNFSSDIRDGENYTILLNQLAPDQCSKSPLQIQDLLQRAEQILSNADKIGCRKYLTPKALVAGNSKLNLAFVAHLFNTCPGLDPIEEDEKPEIEEFDAEGEREARVFTLWLNSLDVDPPIVSLFEDLKDGTILMQAFDKVMPGSVQMNHVNKTPTNGRKMSRFKQLENTNYAVAIGKANHFSLVGIEGSDITDGNKMLTLGLVWQLMRRNINNTLATLAKNGKELADTEIIAWANNEVAKGGKSSRIRSFSDPSLANGHFLLDVLHGMKPGYVDYSLVTPGNSHEERYANARLAISIARKLGALIWLVPEDIIEVRSRLILTFVGSLMSLRL is encoded by the coding sequence ATGAGTGTCCTTCGGTTGCAAAAGAAGTTCCCAAACTTGGACCAGAGCGAACTCTTCGGGCTTATTGAAGACTTCAGGAAAATCGATCTTGACGATAACGGATGGGTGGATAAAAAAGACGTTATCGAAAATGTTTCCAAGCAAGGCAAGGGCAATTACGATAAAGTGAGAGAAGCACTTAAACAGGTGTCAATTGATGCCTCTGGTCACGTGGAGTTAGAAGATTACGTTGAGCTTAATTCCGTCTTAAAAAGCGAGTCTACCGATGCGCAATCCGAGGCATCAAACCCATCGGCACATGATGCATCGGATGCAAGGGGGGAGAATTTTGGCAGTATTCGGCAAAGATTTGGAGCAGCAGGTGGCCGGTCGAAAATTGCCATGCCTGGTGCACCGGCACCAGAGCAATTTGTTCATGAAGGCTCTGGGGCAAATGCAAAAGTGCTTATCAACCAATCGGGAAACATCCACACAATCAACGACGAGGAGAGAGTCGAATTCACAAGACACATCAATGCGGTTTTAGCTGGTGATTCGCTTGTAGGTGAACGGTTGCCAGTTCCATTGGACAGCTTCCAGATATTCGATGAGTGCACGGATGGCTTGATTTTATCTGCTTTGATAAACGACTCCGTGCCAGATACAATCGATACACGTGTTTTGAACGTTTCGAAAAACGGGAAACCGTTGAACAACTTCAAGATGCTTGAAAACGCAAACATCGTGCTCAACTCGGCAAAGGCTATTGGCTGTGTTGTGGTGAATGTCCACTCGGAGGATATAGTTGATGGTAAGGAGCACTTGATATTAGGCTTGATATGGCAGATAATCCGGAAGGGATTGCTCAGCAAGATCGACATCAAGATTCACCCCGAGTTGTACAGACTTTTGGAGGATGATGAGACGCTTGAGGAGTTCTTGCGTCTCCCACCTGAACAGATCTTACTCAGATGGTTCAACTACCACTTGAAGAACGCGGGATGGGAGCGGAGAGTGCACAACTTCAGCAGCGATATCCGGGATGGTGAGAATTACACGATATTATTGAACCAATTGGCACCGGATCAGTGCTCAAAGTCTCCACTACAGATTCAGGATTTGTTGCAGAGGGCCGAGCAAATATTGTCGAACGCCGACAAGATCGGATGCAGGAAGTACTTGACACCCAAGGCACTTGTTGCCGGAAACTCGAAGCTTAATTTGGCCTTCGTTGCACACTTGTTCAACACATGTCCTGGATTGGATCCCATCGAGGAGGATGAGAAGCCGGAAATCGAAGAGTTTGATGCCGAAGGTGAGCGTGAGGCCAGGGTGTTCACTTTGTGGCTCAACTCTTTGGATGTGGATCCACCAATTGTGTCTCTCTTTGAGGATTTGAAGGATGGAACCATTCTCATGCAGGCATTCGACAAAGTGATGCCTGGATCCGTGCAAATGAATCACGTGAACAAAACGCCTACGAACGGCAGGAAGATGTCGAGATTCAAGCAGCTTGAGAACACTAACTACGCAGTTGCTATAGGTAAGGCCAACCACTTCTCACTTGTGGGAATAGAGGGCTCTGACATCACGGATGGAAACAAGATGCTTACGTTGGGCTTGGTGTGGCAGTTGATGCGTAGAAACATTAACAACACACTTGCCACCTTGGCAAAGAACGGCAAAGAACTTGCAGACACAGAGATCATAGCCTGGGCTAACAACGAGGTTGCTAAAGGTGGAAAAAGCTCCCGTATCAGATCGTTTAGCGATCCATCGTTGGCCAATGGTCATTTCTTGTTGGATGTTCTTCACGGTATGAAACCAGGATACGTTGACTACAGCTTGGTGACTCCGGGTAACAGTCACGAGGAGAGATATGCAAACGCGCGGTTGGCAATTTCGATTGCAAGGAAGTTGGGTGCGTTGATCTGGTTGGTGCCGGAGGATATCATTGAGGTTCGGTCGAGGTTGATTTTGACGTTTGTGGGATCTTTGATGTCATTGAGGCTATGA
- the CFD1 gene encoding cytosolic Fe-S cluster assembly factor cfd1, whose translation MVEEGEIPISLQKVKHILLILSGKGGVGKSSVTTQLALTLLNRGFKVGILDIDLTGPSMPRMFGLEDKKLYQSTSNGWIPAFYDSTKQLSVCSIGFLLNDRGNSIVWRGPKKTGMIRQFMKDVQWGELDYLLVDTPPGTSDEHIALAEEIRYCNNIDGAVIVTTPQLVSVSDVRKEINFCHKVKFRILGIIENMSGFVCPYCSTCTNIFGSGGGKILADQLAIPYLGNVPIDPKFTELIETQQQKRAESKDATLMTLYKKCELSSLFDKITEQILSETNRKPN comes from the coding sequence ATGGTAGAGGAAGGCGAGATTCCTATATCACTTCAAAAAGTGAAACATATATTACTAATCCTCTCTGGAAAGGGGGGAGTGGGTAAATCTTCAGTAACCACACAACTCGCCCTCACACTACTAAATAGAGGATTTAAAGTGGGGATCCTAGATATTGATCTTACCGGACCATCGATGCCAAGGATGTTTGGACTagaagataaaaagttATATCAGTCAACTAGCAACGGCTGGATTCCAGCTTTTTACGATAGTACTAAGCAACTTTCCGTCTGCTCCATAGGATTTTTACTCAATGACAGAGGTAACTCTATAGTTTGGAGAGGACCAAAGAAGACAGGAATGATCAGACAATTCATGAAGGATGTTCAATGGGGGGAATTGGACTATTTGTTAGTGGATACTCCACCGGGAACTTCTGATGAACATATAGCATTGGCAGAGGAGATCAGATATTGCAATAATATTGATGGTGCAGTGATCGTTACAACACCACAACTAGTTAGTGTGAGTGATGTCCGGAAGGAAATCAACTTCTGCCACAAGGTGAAGTTTCGTATTCTAGGAATAATCGAAAACATGTCGGGCTTTGTATGTCCATACTGTTCAACTTGTACCAATATATTTGGATCCGGAGGTGGAAAGATATTGGCTGACCAGTTGGCGATTCCTTATTTGGGAAATGTTCCAATTGATCCCAAGTTTACAGAGTTGATAGAAACACAACAGCAAAAGCGAGCGGAGAGTAAGGACGCCACATTAATGACACTTTATAAAAAATGTGAGCTTTCCAGCTTATTTGACAAGATCACCGAGCAGATTCTCAGTGAGACGAATCGAAAGCCGAATtga